The sequence AGAGCGGTTTCGAACCGGTTGGAACGTAAAGCGTGCAGATGGTAGTGGAAACTCCCGAGAATACCAAAAGATCTAACGTAATATTAGACGGAGAAACATTATTTACAGACAAAGAGTTTAAGGCGGCACAACCAAAAAAAGCATTACTTCCAATCGAGGTTACAGAAGAAGGGATGGTAATAGAGATTAAAGCATCGCAATTAGCAAAAGCACTATGCCGAATTGAAGTAACAGATCGGGGGATACTAATGGAGGTCAAAGCGGTACCACTAAAAGCATAATCCCCTATAGAAGCAACAGATAAAGGAATATCATAGGCTACGCCCGGCTTTTTCCATGGATATTGAATCAACGTTGTCTGTGCTTTATTGAACAACACTCCATCATTACTACTATAATTCAAATTATTACTATCGACTGAAATGAATGCTAAAGCTTCATTATAATAAAAAGCCTGATCACCTATAAACGTCACCGATGAAGATATATTAATATTTGTTATTTTATCACAAAATGCAAAAGCTGAACTTCCAATTGAGGTTACAGAAAAAGGAATATTAATAGATGTCAACATAGAACATTCCTCAAAAGCACCATCTCCAATCGAAGTAACAGATGAAGGGATAACATAGGATGCTCCGGATTTATTCGGTGGATATCGAATCAACGCAGTCTGTGCTTTATTAAACAACACACCATCATTGCTACTAAAATTCAAATTTTCACTATCGACCGAAACAGATGCTAAAGAACTGTAAACAAAAGCAGTTTTATCTATTGCCGTAACAGATGAAGGAATGGTAATCGAGTTTAAACTGTAGCAACAAGAAAAAGCAAAAGAGTATATTTGGGTTACCGCATATGTATCTCCATTATAACTTACCGAAGAAGGAATTGTAAATGCTCCGGATGTGGATGTACTGATAGCGGCGGTTGATCTATCTCCTATTGCCACCTTTTTATTAGTGGCATCGGTAATGGTATAGGTTACGCCATCTACGGTGAAAGTGTCGCCGGCCCAAGCTTGCAGGCTAAATAGAATTAAAACAAAGAAGAGTACTATTTTTCTCATTAGTGGTGTTTTTACAGGTATAATTCAGAGATCACATAGAAAAAAAACAAACATTTTCTGTCTACAGCAGCACACAACAGAAAATGTTTTTTATTTTTCTAATTTAAGCTGTAAAAATAAAACATTTGAATGAATCCAACAAATATAAGATAATTTATTTTAGCTTAAAATGACCCCAAAACAAAACCACCAATCAGAAAACATTTGAATGCATAAAAAAAGCTGTGATTTTACAACCACAGCTTTTATCTACTTATTTATTGAAACTCCTCAGTTTCACATTCGTAATTACCTTTTTGGTATGAAGGGTAAAGTCGCCCTGCAAAATCCAGCCGTAATAACCGGGATCACGTTTCAAAACATCAGCCACCTTTTGTCCTTTGTATTTTCCAAAGTTGAAAATTTCTTCATCATTATCATCCAGCACAATACGCCCTGCAAAATCGGCATTACGGTTAAACGACGAGAATTTAGAGAGATAGTTCACATCGTTCTCCAGGTCTTCATAACGATCAAGCTGAGCTTTCAACACTTCGTAGGTTGCACGGGTGTCGGCCTCTGCGCTATGGGCATTTTCCAGATCACCGTCGCAGTAGAATTTGAAAGCGGCAGAGAGTGTTCGGGGTTCTTTTTTGTAGAAAATAGTCTGTACATCAATAAATTTGCGTTTCATCAAATCAATATCCACATCGGCACGAATAAACTCTTCGGCCAACAGCGGAATATCGAAACGGTTGGAATTGTAGCCCGCCAAATCGCATCCTTCGATGTCCTTTGCCAAATTTTTAGCCACTTCGACAAATGTCGGACAATCGGCCACATCTGCGTCCGAAATACCGTGAATTTCAGTCGACTGAGGCGGAATAGGCATTTCGGGGTTTAGTCTTAAAGTTTTACACTCTTCTTTCCCGTTTGGAGAAACTTTCAGGTACGAGATTTCAACTATCCGATCGGAAGCAATATTCATACCTGTTGTTTCCAGGTCGAAAATGACCAACGGATTTTTTAAATTTAACTGCATTATAATTAGAATTTTATTATTGTCTTGCTTTTTTCATAACGGCTTTCAGCGATTTCCTCAAATCCTCCACAACCAACTTACTTTCAGGATATTTTTTCACATAGGCATCCATATCTGCAAATAACTTTTCAGAAGGTTCTGAATACAATTTCAAAGAGAACATATCCGAAATTGCATCTTTATCCTTGGGATGAGTTGAGAGATACTGCTCAACACTCTCCATCGCTTTTTTCATACTTGCATCCCGGTTTTCAATATCACGTTGTTTGTTGTACATCAATGCATCCAAAAAATGCCGGTACATCTCTTTCAAATAAGGCCGCGGAAATTGACGAGCATCAATACTTTCCACATACTTACGCCCCAGATCCAGTTGTGCCCTCAAAAGATAAACCGTCACTCTGGGTACCACGATGAAATTCAGCAAATTTTTCTGATGAGACGCACTGTCAAGATAATGCCCGGCAGCAATCAATTGTAAAGAATCGTGGGTAGCGTTAAAGTTATTCAGACTTCCGATTCCCCGCTGAAGATACATTTCGTAAACCGTATGTTTGGAGTGCACCCGCTTCACCTGATCTTTTTTTGAACATCCGGTACACAAAGCCAACACAATAGCTAAAGAAATAAATACACGATACATAGTTATTCTTGAATTTGTCAACTATTTATTTTTCAGTAATTCACTACTCTATCTCAATTTCCGTTCTCCTGTTCAATGCCCTGCCTTGCTCGGTGTCATTCGTAGCAAGCGGACGTGTCGCGCCATACCCTTTGAAATTGACACGGTCGGCTGCAATTCCTCCCGTCATCAAAAAGTCGACAACCGCTTTGGCTCTTTTTCCTGAAAGCTCCATGTTATAGCTCTCTGTGCCAACATTATCGGTATGTCCTTCTATTAAAATTTTCACCGAAGGATATTCGAGCAAAAAGCGCCCCAAGCGTTTAAGTTCGGGCATCGATTCGGGCTGCAACTGCCAGGAATTAAAGGCGAAATAGACATTCCTCAACGTCGTTTTCCTGCCTTTGGCAATCTTTTGCAGCGCTACTTTCACATTCTTTGACGAGTCTCCAAGCTCAAACGATTCAAACAAATAAGGTTTGGCTGACACCGTGAGTCCGTATTTTTTACCAACCGGATAACATACTGAGAACTTTCCGGTAACGTCATCCGCATAAAGAGTCTGTATTTTTTGTCCGGAACTTAAATCAGTCACCTCAACCAATGCCCTTAACGGTTCCTTGTTTGCAGCATCAGTAGTGATCCCTTCAAAGCAAATCACAGATCGGGGACGGACTTCTACCGGAAGCTCCACCTTGTAAATCTCACGGCCTTTCCCATTCTGTTCCAAACCATTGGTCGAAAAAAAACCGTAACGACCTCCTGTTTCAACAACAAAGCCGGTATCATCTCCCGGAGTATTGATCGTATTGCCTAGGTTTACAGGTTGTTTCCATTGTCCTATTTGATTTTTCCGGGCAACAAAAATATCGTTTCCGCCATATCCACCATGTCCGTTGGACGAGAAATAGAGCGTTTCGTTATCCGGATGAATAAACGGCGACATTTCATTTTTTGCCGTATTGATGCTATCGCCCAGATTTTCCGCATTAAAAAACCGTAGCAGTCCATCCGATTGCACGGCTACCGCACACTTCCATATATCCATTCCGCCTTTTCCGCCCGTCCTGTTGGATACAAAAAAGAGCGTTCGCCCATCGGCTGAGAGTGATGGATTACTCTCCCAAAAACGGGTATTCAACGGAGCATCTGCATGAATCGGTTGCGACCAACGGTTGCCGTGCCGAATGACATAATAGATATCGCAACTGCCCAAGCCGTCTTTTCGATCGGCAGCAACAAAAAAGAGGTAACGCCCGTCAGCTGAAAATGCAGGCGATCCCTCGTTATAAGGTGTATTCAAAGGTTTGGTCAACACGCTATCGGGTTTCCAGTTTCCGACAGAATCTTTTTCAAATATCGTCAAATCTTCCTGTGTTGCCTGATATACAGACTCTCCCCGATGGCTTAC comes from Paludibacter jiangxiensis and encodes:
- a CDS encoding OmpA family protein yields the protein MKGLEPKLKKAFKYRIVFCVLLFTVAWISVCGQAPVMSSKPINVSSVNSPDDDYWPTISADNHYFATTVSHRGESVYQATQEDLTIFEKDSVGNWKPDSVLTKPLNTPYNEGSPAFSADGRYLFFVAADRKDGLGSCDIYYVIRHGNRWSQPIHADAPLNTRFWESNPSLSADGRTLFFVSNRTGGKGGMDIWKCAVAVQSDGLLRFFNAENLGDSINTAKNEMSPFIHPDNETLYFSSNGHGGYGGNDIFVARKNQIGQWKQPVNLGNTINTPGDDTGFVVETGGRYGFFSTNGLEQNGKGREIYKVELPVEVRPRSVICFEGITTDAANKEPLRALVEVTDLSSGQKIQTLYADDVTGKFSVCYPVGKKYGLTVSAKPYLFESFELGDSSKNVKVALQKIAKGRKTTLRNVYFAFNSWQLQPESMPELKRLGRFLLEYPSVKILIEGHTDNVGTESYNMELSGKRAKAVVDFLMTGGIAADRVNFKGYGATRPLATNDTEQGRALNRRTEIEIE
- a CDS encoding 3'-5' exonuclease, whose protein sequence is MQLNLKNPLVIFDLETTGMNIASDRIVEISYLKVSPNGKEECKTLRLNPEMPIPPQSTEIHGISDADVADCPTFVEVAKNLAKDIEGCDLAGYNSNRFDIPLLAEEFIRADVDIDLMKRKFIDVQTIFYKKEPRTLSAAFKFYCDGDLENAHSAEADTRATYEVLKAQLDRYEDLENDVNYLSKFSSFNRNADFAGRIVLDDNDEEIFNFGKYKGQKVADVLKRDPGYYGWILQGDFTLHTKKVITNVKLRSFNK